One Misgurnus anguillicaudatus chromosome 20, ASM2758022v2, whole genome shotgun sequence DNA segment encodes these proteins:
- the LOC129455274 gene encoding uncharacterized protein, with protein MGCASSSTTTQDTTQPNTKQDEETGNENGGPAVDTETNPEPQAEGSPQTADTAADETITPDAADPVEAANDQPAVPETDPSTTAEGQEEPAPAQSENTTEEKTDSSTPENAPENTTEDSSPPEEAPASTEEN; from the exons ATGGGATGCGCATCTAGCTCGACTACAACTCAAGATACAACACAACCCAACACCAAACAAGATGAAG AGACAGGGAATGAAAACGGTGGTCCTGCTGTGGACACTGAGACAAATCCAGAACCCCAGGCTGAGGGATCTCCACAGACCGCCGATACAGCCGCTGATGAGACCATCACACCTGATGCTGCTGACCCTGTAGAGGCTGCCAATGATCAGCCTGCTGTACCAGAAACTGACCCCTCAACCACAGCTGAAGGTCAGGAAGAACCTGCACCAGCACAAAGTG AAAACACAACTGAGGAGAAGACAGATTCTTCCACTCCAGAGAACGCACCTG AAAACACAACTGAGGATTCCTCCCCGCCAGAGGAAGCTCCTG CCTCTACTGAAGAAAATTAA
- the rpl30 gene encoding large ribosomal subunit protein eL30 — MVAAKKAKKSLESINSRLQLVMKSGKYVLGYKQSQKMIRQGKAKLVILANNCPALRKSEIEYYAMLAKTGVHHYSGNNIELGTACGKYYRVCTLAIIDPGDSDIIRSMPDQQQGEK; from the exons ATGGTGGCAGCAAAGAAAGCG AAAAAGTCCTTGGAGTCCATCAACTCCAGACTGCAGCTTGTAATGAAGAGCGGTAAATACGTTCTTGGATACAAACAGTCCCAGAAGATGATCCGGCAAGGCAAAGCCAAACTCGTAATCCTGGCTAACAACTGCCCTGCTCTGAG GAAATCTGAAATCGAGTACTACGCTATGTTGGCCAAAACTGGAGTCCATCATTACAGTGGAAACAATATTGAGCTCGGTACAGCCTGTGGTAAATACTACAGGGTGTGCACACTGGCGATCATTGACCCTG GTGATTCTGACATCATCAGAAGCATGCCAGACCAGCAGCAGGGGGAGAAGTAG
- the laptm4b gene encoding lysosomal-associated transmembrane protein 4B, translating to MISPWDRWYTTSCCLCCHVRTGTIILGIWYMLINAVVLLILLSALNDPVQYHYHLTSSELGTDLDVMDDANMCIAAAISLLMILICGMATYGAYKQHGAWIIPFFCYQIFDFALNTLVAISVVVYPNTVQDYLQQLPGTFPYKEDLMSTNNICLVLAVLLFIGCILAFKAYLIACVWNCYRYVSGRSSTEVLVYVTTNDTTVLLPPYEEAVAIPPKDSPPQYTLA from the exons ATGATTTCTCCGTGGGACAGATGGTACACGACCAGCTGCTGTCTGTGTTGTCATGTACGGACGGGCACCATTATTCTGGGCATCTGGTATATG CTCATCAATGCCGTAGTTTTGTTAATCCTATTGTCAGCCCTCAATGACCCAGTCCAATATCACTACCACCTCACCAGTTCCGAACTTGGCACGGATTTGGACGTCATGGATGATGCAA ACATGTGTATTGCAGCGGCGATCTCTTTGCTGATGATTTTGATTTGTGGAATGGCAACCTACGGCGCATACAAG caacACGGAGCATGGATCATTCCCTTCTTTTGCTATCAGATCTTTGACTTCGCCCTTAACACACTCGTAGCAATAAGCGTTGTGGTCTATCCCAACACTGTACAGGACTACCTTCAGCAGTTG CCTGGAACCTTTCCATACAAAGAGGACTTGATGTCCACAAACAACATATGCCTAGTATTAGCAGTGCTTCTCTTTATTGGATGCATCTTGGCCTTTAAG GCGTATCTTATTGCCTGTGTGTGGAACTGCTACAGATATGTGAGTGGAAGAAGCAGTACGGAGGTCTTGGTTTATGTCACCACAAATGATACTACA GTACTACTTCCACCCTACGAAGAGGCAGTCGCCATCCCACCGAAGGATTCGCCACCCCAATATACTTTAGCTTGA